The following DNA comes from Thermostichus vulcanus str. 'Rupite'.
AAGCAATTCTGGGAACTCTTGTCTAAGAACACGGGATGACCGACCCTTAAATGCCTTCACCACCTGGGAAATGGAGTGATGGGGGTCGTATTCCACCAAGAGATGGACATGGTCAGACGCGATCTCAAGCACCTTGATAAACCATTTTTTCTCGGCAGCGACTTCCTGGA
Coding sequences within:
- the tnpA gene encoding IS200/IS605 family transposase, encoding QEVAAEKKWFIKVLEIASDHVHLLVEYDPHHSISQVVKAFKGRSSRVLRQEFPELLRLPSLWTHSYGFDTTGKISTQKVLEYINDPHHG